One region of Termitidicoccus mucosus genomic DNA includes:
- a CDS encoding PfkB family carbohydrate kinase: MNAPRLRELLQSIARARVGVVGDFCIDSYYIIDMARSEPSLETGIATHPVREQRHTLGGAGNVACNLHAIGVGSISAFGVVGGDLLGLELLRLLESLGADTAGMITQKDGWQTHSYLKPIVNRDEGNRMDFGVFNEIAGDTTATLLAALEKALPALDVLIVNQQFENSLHSAAFQAGLNRLLAAHPRVTALIDCRCRRLADAYSSGLRKLNDHEATRLCGFSYGPRDSIPRRDAIESASRLFAQWKKPVFVTRGKHGCVVVDATGAHEIPGLHIIKKTDSVGAGDSMVSGIAACLSIGAAPAEAAAFGNFVAGVTVQKLHQTGTAAPAEILAIGEHADYVYQPELADDIRRAAFAPGTAIEIAEPLPAEFDLRFAIFDHDGTISTLRQGWEKVMEPMMIRAILGPAYKTADSATYERIVQQSREFIDKTTGIQTLQQMHGLSLMVREAGFVPEAEILDAPGYKRIYNDALMELVRERKQQLDRGELDVTDFTLKNAVALLHRLHAAGVRLFLASGTDEQDVILEAEALGYAHLFEGRIYGANQDMTHDAKRMVLERILGEIGPDNAAHIVTFGDGPVEIRETRKRGGLAVGIASNEVQRFGLAPEKRTRVIRAGAHLVVPDYSQLNALLSLLKINPKAAA, from the coding sequence ATGAACGCCCCCCGCCTCCGCGAACTCCTCCAATCCATCGCCCGCGCCCGCGTCGGTGTCGTCGGCGATTTTTGCATCGACAGCTACTACATCATCGATATGGCCCGCTCCGAGCCGTCGCTCGAGACCGGCATCGCCACGCATCCCGTGCGCGAACAGCGCCACACCCTCGGCGGCGCGGGCAACGTCGCCTGCAACCTCCACGCCATCGGCGTCGGCTCCATCAGCGCATTCGGCGTCGTCGGCGGAGACCTGCTCGGCCTCGAACTCCTGCGCCTCCTCGAGTCGCTCGGCGCCGACACCGCCGGCATGATCACGCAAAAGGACGGCTGGCAGACCCACTCCTACCTGAAACCCATCGTCAACCGCGACGAAGGCAACCGCATGGACTTCGGCGTGTTCAACGAAATCGCCGGCGACACCACCGCCACGCTCCTCGCCGCGCTCGAAAAGGCGCTGCCCGCGCTCGACGTGCTCATCGTCAACCAGCAATTCGAAAACAGCCTGCACTCCGCCGCGTTTCAGGCCGGGCTGAACCGGCTCCTCGCCGCGCATCCGCGCGTCACCGCGCTCATCGACTGCCGCTGCCGCCGCCTCGCCGATGCCTACTCGTCCGGCCTGCGCAAGCTCAACGACCACGAGGCCACCCGCCTTTGCGGATTCTCCTACGGCCCTCGCGATTCCATCCCGCGCCGCGACGCCATCGAGTCCGCCTCGCGCCTTTTTGCGCAATGGAAAAAACCCGTCTTCGTCACGCGCGGCAAACACGGCTGCGTGGTCGTCGATGCCACTGGCGCGCACGAGATTCCCGGCCTGCACATCATCAAAAAAACCGATTCCGTCGGCGCGGGCGACAGCATGGTGTCCGGCATCGCCGCCTGCCTCTCCATCGGCGCCGCGCCCGCCGAGGCCGCCGCCTTTGGCAACTTCGTGGCCGGCGTCACCGTGCAGAAACTCCACCAGACCGGCACCGCCGCGCCCGCCGAGATCCTCGCCATCGGTGAGCACGCCGACTACGTTTACCAACCCGAACTGGCCGACGACATCCGCCGCGCCGCGTTCGCGCCCGGCACCGCCATCGAAATCGCCGAGCCGCTCCCCGCCGAGTTCGACCTCCGTTTCGCCATCTTCGACCACGACGGCACCATCTCCACGCTCCGCCAGGGCTGGGAAAAGGTCATGGAGCCCATGATGATTCGCGCCATCCTCGGCCCCGCCTACAAGACCGCCGACAGCGCCACCTACGAGCGCATCGTCCAGCAAAGCAGGGAGTTCATCGACAAGACCACCGGCATCCAAACCCTCCAGCAAATGCACGGACTCTCGCTCATGGTGCGCGAGGCGGGCTTTGTCCCCGAGGCCGAGATTCTCGACGCCCCCGGCTACAAGCGCATCTACAACGACGCCCTCATGGAGCTCGTCCGCGAGCGCAAGCAGCAGCTCGACCGCGGCGAGCTCGACGTCACCGACTTCACCCTGAAGAACGCCGTCGCGCTCCTCCACCGCCTGCACGCCGCCGGCGTGCGCCTCTTCCTTGCCAGCGGCACCGACGAACAGGACGTCATCCTCGAGGCCGAGGCGCTCGGCTATGCGCACCTCTTCGAGGGCCGCATCTACGGCGCGAACCAGGACATGACCCACGACGCCAAGCGCATGGTGCTCGAGCGCATCCTCGGCGAAATCGGCCCGGACAACGCGGCCCACATCGTCACCTTCGGCGACGGCCCCGTGGAAATCCGCGAGACCCGCAAGCGCGGCGGCCTCGCCGTCGGCATCGCCAGCAACGAAGTCCAGCGCTTCGGCCTCGCACCCGAAAAGCGCACCCGCGTCATCCGCGCCGGCGCCCACCTCGTCGTGCCCGACTATTCCCAGCTCAACGCCCTCCTCTCGCTGCTCAAAATAAACCCCAAAGCCGCCGCCTGA
- a CDS encoding GntR family transcriptional regulator has protein sequence MSLPKHAVIFQSLHQAIKRGDFKAGSRLPSEQALARRYKASRPTVAQALRELQRLELVERHRGAGSFVRHAPLARGTLGLLADGLGATEMVEPISAEIARAARAAGWDVLMGAAVADRPPDVIAREWAERGVAGVFFAPVEHHPVRAAVNRAVVERLRHRGLAVVLLDRDICEFPERSDEDLVAIDDFFAGFELAAHVLERGCTRLAFIARPAFPETTDLRVAGARAAVERVAKARLDFVVCEPGERARVEVLLKRVRPDAIIASNDATAARLLQTLRELGRDVPRDTKVAGFDDVRYASLLAPSLTTMRQPCEALGAAAVETMLGRLRQPRMPARRVLLRAELVVRAST, from the coding sequence ATGTCACTTCCCAAGCATGCCGTCATTTTCCAGTCCCTGCACCAGGCGATCAAGCGGGGCGACTTCAAGGCGGGCTCGCGCCTGCCGAGCGAGCAGGCGCTGGCGCGCCGCTACAAGGCGTCGCGGCCGACGGTCGCGCAGGCGTTGCGGGAGTTGCAGCGGCTGGAACTGGTGGAGCGGCACCGCGGGGCGGGGTCGTTTGTGCGGCACGCGCCGCTGGCCAGGGGCACGCTCGGGCTGCTGGCCGACGGGCTCGGCGCGACGGAAATGGTCGAGCCGATCTCGGCGGAAATCGCGCGTGCGGCGCGCGCGGCGGGCTGGGATGTGCTGATGGGCGCGGCGGTGGCGGACCGTCCGCCGGATGTCATCGCGCGCGAGTGGGCGGAGCGCGGCGTGGCGGGCGTGTTTTTTGCGCCGGTCGAGCATCACCCGGTGCGCGCCGCCGTGAATCGCGCGGTGGTCGAGCGGCTGCGCCATCGCGGGCTGGCGGTGGTGCTGCTCGATCGCGATATCTGCGAGTTTCCCGAGCGAAGCGACGAGGACTTGGTGGCGATCGACGACTTCTTCGCGGGTTTCGAACTGGCGGCGCATGTGCTGGAGCGCGGCTGCACACGGCTGGCGTTCATCGCGCGGCCGGCGTTTCCCGAGACGACGGATTTGCGCGTGGCGGGCGCGCGCGCGGCGGTGGAGCGCGTGGCGAAGGCGCGGCTGGACTTTGTCGTGTGCGAGCCGGGTGAACGCGCGCGCGTCGAGGTGCTGCTGAAGAGGGTGAGGCCCGACGCCATCATCGCCTCGAACGACGCGACCGCGGCGCGCCTGCTGCAAACGCTGCGCGAGCTCGGGCGCGATGTGCCGCGCGACACCAAGGTCGCCGGTTTCGACGACGTGCGCTATGCGAGCCTGCTCGCGCCGTCGCTCACGACCATGCGCCAGCCCTGCGAGGCGCTTGGCGCGGCGGCGGTGGAGACGATGCTCGGCCGCCTGCGCCAGCCGCGCATGCCGGCGCGGCGGGTGCTGCTGCGCGCGGAGTTGGTCGTGCGAGCCTCGACCTGA
- a CDS encoding glycoside hydrolase family 88/105 protein produces MLETSSLQEITARTIRRMTELQTDPSQEQCPIDIVAFDSWEWPQGVGLYGLFKRYEQSGDASLLDYMKGWYERRMQAGLPERNVNTTAPMLCLAHLCEVTENAQWMKACDDWAEWVMHEMARTTDGGLQHDTTGHSNAGQIWADTLYMTVLFLAKMGMVRKRADYVEEAIQQFLIHIKYLFDRGTGLWFHGWTFANRTNFANARWARGNCWFTAGVVDFLEMADLPASTRGYLIATLRAQAEALERSQARDGLWHTLIDDPGSYEEASATAGFGYGILKGVRMGYLPARFRECGNRALEAVIRNITPDGTLQNVSFGTPMGLDLDHYRKIPVCPMPYGQALAVLLLGEAIRH; encoded by the coding sequence ATGCTCGAAACATCATCCCTCCAGGAAATCACCGCCCGGACCATCCGGCGCATGACCGAACTGCAAACCGATCCCAGCCAGGAGCAGTGTCCCATCGACATTGTCGCCTTTGACAGTTGGGAGTGGCCGCAAGGCGTCGGGTTATACGGTCTTTTCAAGCGCTACGAGCAATCGGGGGACGCCTCTTTGCTGGACTATATGAAAGGCTGGTATGAACGGCGCATGCAGGCGGGCCTCCCGGAGCGAAATGTAAACACCACCGCCCCCATGCTGTGCCTCGCGCACTTGTGCGAGGTCACGGAAAACGCGCAATGGATGAAGGCATGCGACGACTGGGCGGAATGGGTCATGCACGAAATGGCGCGCACCACCGACGGCGGCCTGCAGCACGACACCACCGGGCACAGCAACGCCGGCCAGATATGGGCGGACACGCTGTATATGACGGTGCTGTTTCTCGCCAAGATGGGCATGGTCCGCAAACGGGCCGATTACGTCGAGGAGGCCATCCAGCAATTCCTCATCCATATCAAATACCTGTTCGATCGCGGCACGGGGCTTTGGTTTCACGGGTGGACTTTCGCCAATCGCACGAATTTCGCCAACGCCCGCTGGGCGCGGGGCAACTGCTGGTTCACCGCCGGGGTGGTGGATTTTTTGGAGATGGCGGACCTGCCCGCGAGCACGCGCGGCTATCTCATTGCCACCCTGCGCGCGCAGGCGGAGGCGCTGGAGCGCAGCCAGGCGCGGGACGGCTTGTGGCACACTCTGATTGACGATCCCGGTTCCTACGAAGAAGCGTCGGCCACCGCCGGCTTCGGCTACGGAATATTAAAGGGCGTGAGAATGGGTTATCTGCCCGCGCGGTTTCGTGAATGCGGCAACCGCGCGCTTGAGGCGGTGATTCGCAACATCACCCCGGACGGCACGCTTCAGAACGTGTCGTTCGGCACGCCGATGGGGCTGGATCTCGATCATTATAGAAAGATCCCCGTCTGCCCGATGCCCTACGGCCAGGCGCTCGCCGTGCTCCTGCTGGGCGAGGCCATCCGCCACTGA
- a CDS encoding uroporphyrinogen decarboxylase family protein, protein MNAKPMTPSERVYITMSGGKADRVPVIPKMWVDTAANLTGASLLEVVRNPAAALRVMIDAALVCNTDAIRVWHFPRRDARAGSDGRVIEYNRDGRAIGEVDMTGGLQTHLYSPEHFDVSDPYTMVHHHFWTCVEKPLVGTVEDAARIYVPRPADYVRFGCADRLRAQLARAGDKVLVIGDCDCPTLSFHISFRGMDNALMDLIDNPELANAVMDKATAIAIERAKFNIDIGLRVLRFHDSAATMTLLSPATWREYIKPRFTRFCTEVHAYCPDVRLFCHICGNIMPALNDLVETGVDCIAPLDPLGGMTTKAAREIVGGRAALMGGVNTLSFINSTPEQIVEEARVCIDGAAADGGYILGSGCDVPRYAKLENLLALAGAARKHGTY, encoded by the coding sequence ATGAATGCAAAACCCATGACGCCAAGCGAACGAGTCTATATAACCATGTCCGGCGGCAAGGCCGACCGGGTGCCGGTCATTCCCAAGATGTGGGTGGACACCGCGGCAAACCTCACCGGCGCGAGCCTGCTGGAGGTGGTGCGCAATCCGGCGGCCGCGCTGCGCGTGATGATCGACGCCGCGCTGGTGTGCAACACGGACGCCATCCGCGTGTGGCATTTCCCGCGCCGCGACGCCCGCGCCGGCTCCGACGGGCGCGTGATCGAATACAATCGCGACGGGCGCGCCATCGGCGAGGTGGACATGACCGGGGGCCTGCAAACGCACCTCTACTCGCCGGAGCATTTCGACGTGTCCGATCCCTACACGATGGTGCACCACCATTTCTGGACGTGCGTGGAAAAGCCGCTCGTCGGCACCGTGGAGGACGCCGCGCGGATTTATGTGCCGCGCCCGGCGGATTACGTTCGCTTTGGCTGCGCCGACCGGCTGCGCGCGCAACTCGCCCGCGCGGGCGACAAGGTGCTCGTCATCGGCGACTGCGACTGCCCCACCCTGTCGTTCCATATTTCGTTTCGCGGGATGGACAACGCCCTGATGGATTTGATTGATAATCCCGAGCTGGCCAATGCCGTGATGGACAAGGCGACCGCCATCGCCATCGAACGGGCGAAGTTCAACATCGACATCGGCCTGCGCGTGCTGCGTTTTCACGACTCGGCGGCGACCATGACGCTCCTCTCGCCCGCCACCTGGCGGGAGTATATAAAACCGCGCTTCACCCGCTTTTGCACCGAGGTCCACGCCTACTGCCCGGACGTCCGCCTGTTTTGCCATATATGCGGCAACATCATGCCCGCGCTCAACGACCTGGTGGAGACCGGCGTGGACTGCATCGCTCCGCTCGACCCGCTCGGCGGCATGACGACGAAGGCCGCGCGCGAAATCGTGGGCGGCCGCGCCGCGCTGATGGGCGGGGTGAACACGCTTTCGTTCATAAACAGCACGCCGGAGCAGATCGTCGAGGAGGCCCGCGTGTGCATCGACGGCGCGGCGGCGGACGGCGGCTATATACTCGGCTCGGGCTGCGACGTGCCCCGTTATGCAAAACTCGAGAACCTCCTCGCCCTGGCCGGGGCCGCCCGGAAACACGGAACCTATTGA
- a CDS encoding sodium:solute symporter family transporter, which translates to MIPPPILAAVHARTLAWQDYVTLVLYFALNLGIGWWCARRKQDAANDYFLGGGRIPWWAAAVSFFATATSSISFMALPAQAYSDKNWLTYGTVPSQTLAGFATGFFFVALLRRMNITTIFSYLERRFDKRVQLLGAALGVMLKIGGRMSVVLLLPALALSTVTGLNVYVSILLMGVVTTIYAVEGGFEAVVWTDFIQAIVVFGGVIVSIVYVSMGVEGGLPGIFEKGLAAGRFHAADWSLNLSGNTVWVFTGMFFATIFTYLGDQPLMQRILGTATDREARNTVVMGCVIGTVSATLFFFIGTSLSLFYEANPAKLAEGLPNDAIFPFFIANELPHGIVGLIIAALFAVSMGALSGIINSAAAIVVSDFQMTFRPQSTERQRVKLARFTTFLCGALATLFAMYLAHLNAPSLWKVFIKLVALIGGGFPGVFALGMLTRRANAPGVLVGALASIVVTWAVQTFTSTNVFFHGFVAIASCMVVGYAASLAFGGAIKSREELRGLILWQRK; encoded by the coding sequence ATGATTCCTCCCCCCATCCTCGCCGCCGTCCACGCGCGCACGCTCGCGTGGCAGGACTATGTCACGCTGGTTTTATACTTCGCGCTCAACCTCGGCATCGGCTGGTGGTGCGCGAGGCGAAAGCAGGACGCCGCCAACGACTACTTCCTCGGCGGCGGGCGCATCCCGTGGTGGGCCGCCGCGGTCAGCTTCTTCGCCACCGCCACCAGCAGCATCAGCTTCATGGCCCTGCCCGCCCAGGCCTACTCCGACAAGAACTGGCTCACCTACGGCACCGTGCCCTCGCAAACCCTCGCGGGCTTTGCCACCGGCTTCTTCTTCGTCGCGCTGCTCCGGCGCATGAACATCACCACCATCTTCTCCTATCTGGAGCGCCGCTTCGACAAGCGCGTGCAACTGCTCGGCGCCGCGCTGGGCGTCATGTTGAAAATCGGCGGACGCATGAGCGTGGTCCTGCTCCTGCCCGCGCTCGCGCTCTCCACGGTGACCGGCCTCAATGTCTATGTGAGCATCCTCCTCATGGGCGTGGTCACCACCATCTACGCGGTGGAAGGCGGCTTCGAGGCCGTGGTCTGGACCGATTTCATCCAGGCCATCGTGGTGTTCGGCGGCGTCATCGTCTCCATCGTTTACGTGTCCATGGGCGTCGAGGGCGGCCTGCCGGGCATCTTTGAAAAAGGCCTCGCGGCGGGGCGATTCCACGCGGCTGACTGGAGCCTCAACCTGTCGGGCAACACCGTCTGGGTGTTCACCGGCATGTTCTTCGCCACCATCTTCACCTATCTGGGCGACCAGCCGCTCATGCAGCGCATCCTCGGCACGGCCACCGACCGCGAGGCGCGCAACACCGTCGTGATGGGCTGCGTGATCGGCACGGTCAGCGCCACGCTGTTCTTTTTCATCGGCACCTCACTGTCGCTCTTCTACGAGGCCAATCCCGCGAAGCTCGCCGAGGGGCTGCCGAACGACGCGATCTTCCCCTTCTTCATCGCCAACGAGCTGCCGCACGGGATCGTCGGTCTCATCATCGCCGCGCTTTTCGCCGTCTCCATGGGCGCGCTCAGCGGCATCATCAATTCCGCAGCCGCCATCGTCGTCTCCGACTTCCAGATGACCTTCCGGCCCCAAAGCACGGAGCGGCAGCGCGTGAAACTCGCGCGGTTCACCACCTTCCTCTGCGGCGCGCTCGCCACGCTCTTCGCGATGTATCTGGCGCACCTCAACGCGCCCTCGCTCTGGAAAGTGTTCATCAAGCTGGTCGCGCTCATCGGCGGCGGCTTCCCCGGCGTGTTCGCCCTCGGGATGCTCACCCGCCGCGCCAACGCGCCGGGCGTGCTGGTCGGCGCGCTGGCCAGCATCGTCGTCACCTGGGCCGTGCAAACCTTCACCAGCACGAACGTGTTTTTCCACGGCTTCGTCGCCATCGCCTCCTGCATGGTCGTCGGCTATGCCGCCAGCCTCGCCTTCGGCGGCGCAATAAAGAGCAGGGAGGAACTGCGCGGCCTGATTTTGTGGCAACGCAAATGA